From the genome of Aerococcus urinaehominis:
ATTAAAAAAAGTCCCTAGCAATTATTAGCTAGGGACTTTTTATTACTTGCTATTTTGTTTTACGATCGATGTCTAATTCAGTAGCATAGCTAGGTAATTCTTTTTCAAAGAGATACTCGCCATTGCGGACTGAAGCGAGACATTCCACGCGTCGACGCTGGGCATCGTAGGCTGACTCAGCATCAAGTACAATAAAGTTAGCCGGCTTACCTTCGTCTAAGCCATACGCATCATCAACTTGCATAAGTTGGGCACCATTATAAGTCACTAAGTCAAAGTTACGGTCAAAGTCTTCTTCACGCATCAATTGACTGGCGTGAATCCCATTGTCTAAAATGTTCATCATATTGCCAGAACCAGCAGGATACCAGAGGTCAACAATCGAGTCCTGACCAAAGGCAACATTAATGTCATTATCAACAAATTCTTTAACTCGAGTTAGGCCACGACGCTTAGGATAGGTATCTTGACGGCCTTGTAAGAAGAGGTTTTCAGTTGGGCAAGAGACAAAATTAAGTCCTGATTGACGGAATAGACCCATCATTCGGAAGGCATAAGCATCATTAACTGAGCCAAATGAACAGGTATGAGAGGCAGTGGTGGATTGTCCGTAGCCTTGTTTCATAGCTTCTGCATTTAATAATTCTAGGAAGCGAGCTTGGTCATCATCGGTTTCGTCACAGTGGACATCAATTAATTTATCATATTTGATAGCTAGGCGCACAATTTCTTCAATTGATTTGTAGCCATCTTGACGGGACCATTCATTATGTGGGATACCACCGACACAATCAGCACCTAATTGCAGGGCTTCTTCAACTAGGTCACGGCCAGTTTTGCCCTCTTCTTCAAAAGAATACATGCCATTTTGAGGGAAGGCGACCACTTGAATTGTGATATTATCCTTCAATTCATCGCGAACTTCCAAGGCGGCCTTAATACCAGTTAGGTTAGGATCAGTACAGTCAGTTTGAGCCCGAATATATTGGGTACCATATCCAGCTACATCCTTAACAGCTTGACGGATACGCTCTTTCATCTCTTCTTTAGTCGTACCCTTTTTATAGTCATTCCAGAGGTCAATGGCTTCAAAAAGCGTACCTGTTTCATTTTTGACCTTGTCATCCTGACCGGTAAAATAATAGTCTAAATGTAGGTGAGCATCAACATATGGGGGTAATACGAAGCGACCTTTAAGATCAATGGTTTGATCAGCTTGGCCCAAGTTCTGACCAAAAGCGACAAATTTACCATCTTCAACCAGGATTTCACTGGCTTCTGGGTGTTTGTAAATCACTGCATTAACAAATTTTTTCTTCATCAAAATACCTCCTCTTTTCACTATTATTACTTTAAGCCAATAAAATTTCTTTTGCAAGTTTTGGCTATCAATTTTCCTATCAATTCCTATGCTATAATATAAGCAGATAAGGAGATGGTTTGATGCATATAATGGTTAAAGAAGCTTTTCACTATCGTAAACCTAGTGAATTTTCAAATTGGCGCCTATTGGCAGCTGGGCTTTGTATTTTAATCGTCAACCTGACAGGTTTTTTCCTTAATAACTACCAAATCAATGCCCTTGCGAGTCTGGGCGTTTTTACTTTTCTTAACTACCAGTCTACCGACGGATCGCGCATCACGAAGCGCCTCATATCAGTGGGTGTCATGATTATTTTGGCCCACTTCTTAGGTATGGTTTCTCATTTTATAAGCTGGACCGAGCCTTTGCTTATTGCCTTAATCGCCTTCTCTAGCCGGATGATCTACCGCATGCTGCACTTCGACAAACCAGGTGATATCTTTATTATTCTAGTTGCTGCAGTCGGAACAACAATCAAAACCCCAATTGCTGCAATTCCAGCTAACACACTGTATGTCACTTTTGGTGTGGTTGTCTCAATTATCATTGGCTATTTGACTTTAAGAATTGAAGGAGCACCACGACAGGTATTATTGCCCACTCACTCTTTAAGAAATCGTATTTTTGCCGACCCGCGAATGGTAATTGATGCGTGGTTTTATGCAGTGACCCTCTTTCTGGCATCATACCTCAATTCAGCCTGGGGGCTAGGTGCCTATTCTTGGGTAACCGTATCCTGCTCAGCTATTTTGCAAGGCAACACCCTGAAACATATTATCAACCGAAATAATCAGCGAATTATCGGTACCTGTATGGGTTTGGTAGTCGCTGCCCTAGTCGTCAATATCCCCATGGCCAATCTGGTTCGTATTGGCTTGATTGTCATTCTTTATATGACCACTGAATTTTTTATGCCCCGCAACTATGCCATTGGGATTTTCTTTGTCACCATCCAGGTGATGTTCCAAATATCCCTAACTGCCCCAGAAATTGGCTATGCTATCTTGGGCGCCCGCTTTTTAGGTATTTTTATCGGTTCTCTCTTAGGTGTGATATCCGCATCTTGGCAATACCGTCTCCACCACTTCTATGCCCAATCGCTTGTCCATGAGCGGACCTATGACAAAGATCTTGAGGCTAGTCTCGATGATGAAGCCCACCAACAAGCTAATCTTCCCAACTAGTAGCCTAGCTTGACAGCAAAAAACGACCACCCTAATTAGTGGGTGGTCGTTTCCTATTTACCAAGGATTAGATTGATGAATTCAGTCTTTTCTAAGCCAGATATATATTGGTCTAAATCAATAGTATTTAAGGCCGCCTCCAAGCCCTGGCTGTCAAACTTGTGGCCAACCAAGGCTGCTTCTAAGTCACTAATTTCTTGGTTACCAAAAAAGTCACCATAAATTTTGATTGCCTTAATATAGCCTTGGTTAACTTGAAGTCTCACCTCTACAGTTCCGGCCTTAAAACGCCCATCATTTTGATAGTCATAGTCTGGTGACTGACCATAGTTCCAACTCCAGTTGCCGAATTTTTCAGCTACCAATTGATCAACCTGGGCCCATTCTTGGTCGTTTAAAAAGTAGTAGTGAGCTTGACTCAAATCATCAACACCAACTAACCGGGCCAAGATAAAATCTGAAAACTCCTCACCTGTCATATCTTGATATACAGGTGCCAAAAAGTCACGAATTGTGGTTACCCGCCGGCGCACTGACTTAACTCCTTTTGATGCTAGTTTCTTCAAATTGGGCCTAAGTGCTTTTGCCATCGCTTCAGCATCTGTATCTAGCAACAATGAGTACCCCCCATAAAGTCGACCGTGGCTGACAGAAACGGCCGCACCCGACACCTTATGGCCATCAATTTCAAGATCGTTGCGCCCAGACATGGTCACCTGGTCAACTCCTAATTCCTGTAGGGCAGCGATAGCTGGCTGGTAAATTTTCTTAAAATTATCTGCTAATCTATCTTCAGCAGCCATCTGAAACACGAAATTAATTTGACTAGGTTCCATATAAATGGCTCCTCCACCCGTTTCCCGACGAACTAAATCAATATTATTTTCGTCTAAGTAGGGTTGGTTAACTTCCGCAAAGACATTTTGAAATTTTCCAATCTGGACGGCTGGACCAACTCGGTAGGGAAAAACATAATCTTCACGCTTATCCAAATGGTTTAAGGCCCAAATTTGTAAAGCCATGGCTTGAGCTAAATCGTGACTTACCTGGCCATTTCTAATATTTTCAACAATAATCACGCAAGCATCTCCTAAGCATAAAAAAGACTAAGAATTACTGATTTGCTTCTTCAACCAGATCATCCCTGAAAACTTTACCCACCGCGTTTGGCGCATTTAAGCTAACAATAATACCATTACCAGGTTTATCAATATCTACCGCCTCAGCTATGCCAGCCATCACTTGTTCCGCGATTGCGGTTTCAACTAACATAATCACAATATCTTTTTCATCCTGGATAGCAACATTAAAAACCTTGGTTTGATCATGCAGACCAGTGCCACGGCCATGAATCACTGTTCCTCCAAAGGCTCCTTGGTCAGCGGCTGCAGTAACAACTCGCTTACCTAGTTTTCGGTCTACAACAGTGATAATGGCTTGGGTATCAGCCAGGTCTTCGCGCCTATTATCAAAGGGAATTTCCAGGTATTCATTACCATAACAGGCTGTCGTATCGAAAGAAAAGAGAACCCCTGAACCTGGTTCGTCTAGGTGGGCGTGGTCCTTAATATAATCATGAACGCGTTTTTCGTGGTCTTTAGGTAATACTGATAACAGTAGGTCCTTATGACTTTCATGAAATCCTAAAAAGTTCATGACTTTATTGTGGATAGTTCCTTCCCCTCTAAAGATTGTCGCACCGGTTGACCCTGAGTGGCGGATATGCTCGGTAAAGCGACGACTCTCGCCACCCTTAATTATGGATAGGAAAAGTACTGGATAATTTGCCATGCTAACCTCCTTATATTTTATGGTAGTCATCGACGTGAGAAATAATCCGTCCACGTTCAGTATAAATAAAATCGCGAACGCGTTTACTATCATTCATAGCAACAATTAAGCGGTCTCGGTAAGGTTCAGCTAACTCATCAAACAAGTAAGCTGATTCATCTAAGTCCAACTTAGCCCGATCAGCCTCAATTTGCCCAGCTGTCTTCAATTGGTAAGAAGTGGATGGGAGGTCCCCTTCAATCTCTCTTTCTTCTACGCGATAGACATAGTTGTCATTGTCGAGATATTTAACCTCCAGGGCACCAGTATTGGTCCGGTAGATTTCAGGTTCATATTTATCCTTTTGTAGTTCCCACCAGGCATAGATGCCGTTTAAGGCCTCTTCTTCTGTCGCATAAGAACCATGTTGCTTACGGATACCATACAAACGATTTTCCCAATAATTAGTATAGACTTTAGTCATCTGTCTCTCCTCATCTTTCTAATTCTACGATATGGCCGCCATTATCAGCATAAATGACCCGCTGGCAAATATCAATAAATAGGCCATGTTCAACAACGCCGACCAAATTAATTAACTCTTGGGCCAGTTGGTCAGGGTTATCAATCTTTTCTAAGGCTAAATCAATAATATAGTTATCATTATCAGTGCGATATTTATTTCCAGCTTCATCCAAGCGGATGCTAGGCTGGTAACCGCGGTCAGCGAACAGCTGGTAAAGTTGCTGGCTACCTTCTTTAATAACCTCTACTGGCAGTGGGAAGGCCCCTAATTGGTTAACCTTTTTAGAATCATCAGTAATCCAAATTACCTGATCAGAGTAAGTGGCCACAATTTTTTCTATTAACAGAGCGCCACCCCCGCCTTTGATACCATTCAATTGCGGATCAAACTCATCAGCACCATCGACTGTTAAATCAATCCGGTCGACCTCGTCAACGCTCTTGAGCGGGATGCCTAATTCACGCGCTTGATCAGCCGTCCGATTAGAGGTGGCCACCCCAGTTACCTTGAGCCCCTCTTCCTTGACCATCCGACCTAACTCTGCAACAAAATAATAAGCAGTTGACCCTGTCCCTAAACCCAGAATCATACCATCTTTAACATATTTAGCTGCCGCTTGTCCGACAATTTGTTTGGCTTTCATATTATGCTCCTTCAGCTTTTTTCCAAATAAATCACTTCAATGAATATAATAATTATACCTTAGATAGCTATTTTTGCAATGAAAGTCGTTTCCGCTTTCATTAGACAAACTGGTAAATCACCACATAATCCTCTGGGTCAGAACCGGTTTTTAGATTAATGATGTCCTTGATCATTAGCCAATCTTGCTGGTTTAACCAATCCTGAATCTCTTCAAGGGGGTAATAGACCAACATGTCAATTGGGCGTGGACTTTGCCAGTAGGAGGTCTGGATATTGAACAACACTCTTTGGAAGACTGGCAGACTAAATGGATTAAAAAAATAAAATAGGTTTTGCTGGCTCTTAATCTGATATTCACGGCCATCACCTGCAAAATAATCGATAGCAAGCTGCCCGCCCATTTTCCTTTGGTAGCCTACCAGGTTGCCAGCCAAGGCATCTAAGGTTATGGGATTAATTTCAATGCCTGTAGCTGGTATACCAAATTTATAATGAATATAGAACAGGACCCGACCCTTGCCACAACCAAAATCAACCAGGTGACTATTAGCGCCTGGTTGATAGCTGGTGAAAATTTCTTCTAAAACAAGATAGTCGGTCGATTCAGTCCTAGTGCCTAAATCTTGGTGCTTTTTAGGTAGGTCAATATAGCCTCGGGTATCAATTCCCAAGCGCTTGTCCCAGTGGCGGTTGACCATAAAATGATTCAAAGCTTGCATGCTTAAACTCCTTATTTGCGGTTTACTCTTTTTTTGAGTGATATTACTTAAGTTTGCTGCCAAGTACGTCGAGAGAATAAAATCAAGACTGGGTAAATCTCTAACCGACCCATAATCATCCCTAAACACATGACTAGTTTAGATGTTTTAGACAATAAGGCATAGTCATCGGCTGGACCCAACAAATCTAGCGAGCCACCTATATTAGATAGGGTTGCTATTGTCGCATTAAAAGCTGAAGCAAAGGTATCTACATCAAGAGACAAGACTAGCATAAGGGTCAGAAAAACACCTAAATAAGTAATTAAATAAAAACAGACTGAGTACAAAACACCCTTGGTAATCACCTTGCCGTCAAAAGTTAGCGGCACCACACGACTGGGTGAAATTAAGCGATGCACTTCCCGATAGATTGCCTTAATAAAAATAGCTACCCGAGCAACTTTCAAACCTGAAGTCGTAGAACCTGACATGGCCCCAGAAAACATTAAAAAGAGTAGAATTATCTGGCTAAACACCGGCCACACCGTCAAATCCATATTAGTATAAGCAGTTGTTGACATCACCGAGCTGACATTAAAAATGACATCAGTAAACCAGGTGGTCAGGTCCTGATACTGGGGCCAGACATTAAGCATAATCAAGGCCACACAAGCCAAAACAATGCCCACATACCACTTGAATTCCTCATTCTTTAACACTTGCCGCCATTTACCTTCGTAAATTAAATAGAAAAAGTTAAAATTCATACCAAAAATGAACATGCCAGCTGTCAGTACTAATTCAATATATGTGGAGTCATAATAAGCAATTGAATTGGCATGGACATTAAAGCCACCAGTACCAGAGGCCCCCATGGCTAATAGCATGGCTTCAAACCAGGCGACCCCACCCAGTCTAAGCAAAATAGTCATTGCGACAGTCATTAACAAATAAATAATATAGAGAATATATATAGTAGAAGACACCCGCGATTCCACCTTACCAAAAACTGGTCCTGGTAGCTCAGCGCGCATAATATAAACGCCTTTTGCTCCTAAATTAGGTAGGATATAGAGGATAAAAATTAGCATCCCCATCCCACCTACCATTAAAGTAAATGACCGCCAAAATAACAGGCCTTCAGGTAGGGCGGTTAAGCTAGAACCTAGGACGGAGGCCCCGGTTGTCGTAAATCCAGATACCGATTCAAAGAGGGCATCAATATAGGACGGCACAGCACCTGATATATAAAAGGGTAAAGCCCCAAATAAAGCAATCACCATCCAAGATAGTGAAACTAAGGCTAAACCCTCTTTAGCAAAAAAATCTGAGTTTTTAAGAGGACGAAAAGATATAGCAGCACCGGCTGCCCAACATAAAACCATGGCTATTAAGAATGATAGGACCACCCGATGAGAATTATCGAAGTAGAGAGATACCGCCACAGAAGGGATCATGAGTAAGCCCAAAACCATCAAAAGACGACCGATTAAGTAACGGATGATATCTAAGTTTATTCTTGCTCCCTCCCCCAATTAAGTAGACGTTGATAAAAACTTGGACTATGTTTTTTCAAAATATGGTCTAAGGTCAGCATTTTTTCTCCTACAGAGATAATGAGGACATGGTCTTCAGCCACAAAATAATCATCACCTGTCGGGAAAATCATTTCTCCATCACGGATAATGGCCCCAATAACGACGCTATCTTTAATAGGGAGGTCCTTAATTGGCGCCCTAGTCACCTCATCTGAAGCTACTACGATAAACTCTAGGGCTTCAGTCTGGTCACTATTAAGGCGCGCATAGTTAACTAAATGATTGCGATTATTGGTTGATAAGGTTCTAACGCGGCGGATTATAGAGTCAGATATCGTCAAACGCGGCGAAATCAAGGCGTCCAAATGGTCTAAATCTATTAACTCTGTTAATTGAGGTTGGTTAATTTTAGTCACATTTTTCCTTACCCCTTCATGGTAGGCAAAAAGGGAGACCATTAGGTTTTCTTCATCGTTATCAGTTAAGGCAATCACCAAATCATGGTTGCCAATGCGGTGTTCTCGTAAAAAATCTTGGTCCGTGCCATCACCTAAAATTACCTCGACACTAGTAAAACGTGAAGCTAGGGCAATGGCTCGTTCTTCATTCTGCTCAATCACTTTGGTACGAATACCGCGTGCATGAAAAGCCGGTAGGAGATAGTTGGCTACGCGACTCCCTCCTACTACTAAGGCGCTTTTAAAGCGAAGTTCATTATTATGCCCAGCCAGCTTAGCAAACTGGTCTAGAGACCGGTCAGATGCAATCACATCTAGCTCATCTTCAGCCAAGACCACCGTATCCCCACGGGGAATGATGGTCTCATAAGCTCTGGTTAAAACACAGACAACCACATTAGGCACCTGTTGGCGAATTTGTTGCATCGTCATACCGACAATTTCAGCGAAACTTGCCGCTTTAATACGGACCAGATGTATCTTTTTATGATTGAACATTTCAACATAATTGGCTGCCGGAAAATCAACTACATTAGTAATGTGCTGGGCAGTCTCCCGGTCTTGATTAATTAGGGCATTAAGGCCAAAAGTTTTTTTCATAAAAGGCTCTTGCAAGGCATAATCTTCCTTACGTGCCCTAACAATACAATATTCTGCACCCAATATTTTAGCAATATTAGAAGAAATCAGATTAATTTCATCAGATTGGGTGACAGCGATGAAGATCCGGCAGCGGTCAACATCGGCCTCCCTTTGAATATCTATTGAAGTCCCTGACCCCACTACCCCCTTGATATCCACTTCTTCTATTAATTGATCAATAATCTCAGGTCGATTATCGATTAGGGTAATTTCATGTCCCTCATCATTGAGGTCTCGACTCAGCTCGCGGCCTAGCTCTCCCCCGCCCACAATTACGATTTCCATGACTAACTCCTTTAACATAAATATTAAGCTGATTATACCAGTAAAGTGAACTAGAGATTAATTTAAATCAAAAAAGCTGGGGCAAAAACCCAGCCTATGATTAAGTCAGTTTAATTACAGTTTCCCTAACTAAATAATTTTTAGTCTTCAATTGCCTTGGTTAAAGGTGGCACTACTTGTTTTTTACGTGATACAACTCCAGGCAAGTCAAGGGTCTGTTGGTCAATTTTAGTATTAAATGCTGCTTCAAAGCTAGCCTGTAGATTTTCATTACCAACATAAAGGCCAACCGAATCATTCGTTAAGATGTTAGTTACAACTAATAAGAATGCATCATAAGAATGATCAATTGATTCTGACTGCATTACGGCAAGAATCTCATCTTTACGTTTTAAGACATCTGCAACATCAACAACGTTAATCTGTCCTATCCGAATACTATAATCTCCCATTGGGAAAGATTTAGCATCGCCCTCGGCAATTTCCAGGGCAGATTTATCATCCACATTGGCGCCGGCTTTTAAAAGGTCTAAACCAAAGGCTTGTAGGTCTATTTCAGCAATTTCAGCCAAGGCTTCAGCCGTTTTTTTGTCCTGGTCAGTTGTTGTTGGTGACTGGAATAAGAGGGTGTCAGAAACAATACCAGCAATCATTAAGCCAGCAATTTCCTTAGTTGGCTTAACTCCAGCAAATTTCATCATTTGATAGATAACAGTTTGGGTACAGCCTACTGGTAGGGCAACATAAAGAATCGGATCAGCTGTTTCAAAGTTAGCAATCCGGTGGTGGTCAACTACAGAATAAACGCTGACCTCTTTTATATCGCTGACTGACTGTTGGCTTTCATTATGGTCAACCAAGGCAACTAAATCTACTTCGTTGGCAGCAGTCTCAATCACGCGAGGTGCTGGTTGATTAAAATAGTCTAGCGCAAACTGGGTTTCAGGATTAACAGGTCCTAAAGCAACTGGTTCAGGTTCTACCTCTTGATTACTTTGGCTGAGATAGTAACTATAGGAAATAGCTGAGGTAATGGCATCGGTATCAGGATTCTGATGGCCAAAAACTAAAATCTTTTGCAAAATGAATCGCTCCTCTATCACTTGATTAAGCTTATTTTAACACAAGTTAGACCCTAACAGTAGACCAATTAAAATTCTTCATAGCTAGCTGGATTTTGAGCTGATAAGCGACCAACTGGGCTATCATAGCTTTTAATTAAATCAAGGTCGTCTTGGTCAAGTTCAAAATCAAAAACTGCTAAGTTTTCAGCCAGACGCGCTGGATTAGATGATTTAGGAATGGGCATGGTCCCAGTTTGTACTTGCCAGCGCAGCACGACTTGACCAATCGACTTTTGATGCTTAGCAGCAATTGCTTGCAGTTCAGGTAATTCAAAAATAGAAACTTCAGCTTTTTCATTAGCCCGGCCTAAAGGTGTCCAAGACTGGGTAATAATTCCTTGAGATTGATCGTAAGCAATTTGTTGGTCTTGATGAAAATAAGGATGGCGCTCAACCTGGTTAACAATCGGTTTTACACCAGTCTCTGCAACTAAGTGATCAATATATTCAGGTAAAAAATTTGAGGTCCCTAATTCCTTAATATAGCCGCGTTTTTGGGCTTCAATCATAGCTTGCCAAGCTTCCAAATACAGTCCTTGTTTGGGATTAGGCCAGTGGATCAGATAGACATCGAAGTAATCAAGGCCAGCCCGTAAAAGGGATTCCTGAATGGTCGTTAGAGTATCGTTATAACGCTGGTAACGACCTGGTAACTTAGACGCCACAATCAAGTCATCCCGGTCAACACCAGCTTGGCGGATTGCCTGACCTACCGTACCCTCATTTTCATAATTATAAGCCGTATCAATATAGCGATAACCCAAATCAATTGCAGCAGTAATGGCTTCAATACCAGCTTGTCCCTTTAGTTTAAAAGTTCCTAAACCAATTTTTGGTAGCTGTAAACCGTCATAAGTTTGATAATATTCCATAATTTACGCCTCCCTTTCTTATTTAGTATAGCAAAAATTAAAAAGGCTTCCTATTAATTAGTAAGCCTGGGAAGAAAAGAAACCAGCCCATTTAGACTGGTTCCATTATTTATTCTATTGACGACGAACATATACCTTACCGTTAGCTTTAGGAGCTTTGCCTTTACTAGTAACAAAACTAACCACCAAAATAGTTAATAGATAAGGGAATATTTTAAGTACCACGCTAGGTAATTGATTGATCACAGGAATGTAGGCGCCAATAACAGCGAGTGACTGGGCAAAGCCGAAGAAAATAGCTGCACCAGCTGCACCTAAAGGATGCCAAGCACCTAAAACCATGGCTGCCATAGCCATAAAGCCTTGACCAGCAACCGTTGTGGCTGAAAAGTCATTGGTAACAGCTTGAACTTGGATAGCGCCCCCAATACCTGCTAGAAAACCGGAAATAAGCACACCTGCATACTTCATGGCATAAACATTGATACCAACAGTTTCAGCTGCCAAAGGGTGTTCCCCAGCTGAACGCAGGTGCAAACCAAATTTAGTCTTATAAAGAATGAAACTAGCCAAAACAGCTAAGACCAAACCCAACCAAGCTGGCAAAGAAGTATGGGTGAATAATAGTGGGCCTAGTAAAGGGATACGGCTCAATACTGGGATTGTTGTTACCCCAAAAGTTTGTGCCAAGGGACCAGTTTGCGCGCGACCTAAAATAGCTCGGCAAAGAAACACCGCTAAGCCGGTAGCTGCTAGATTTAGGACAGTACCAGAAATTGTGTGGTCAGCCCGTAGCGATACTGTTGCAACAGCATGTATGAGCGAATAAAGTAAGCCTGCCAAACCACCAACAAGCAAGGCCAACCAGGGACTTAGACTAGCCGTTCCTAGTGATAGATTGACCAAGGCAGCTACAAAAGCGCCCACTACCATAATTCCTTCTAAACCAATATTTACAACACCAGACCGCTCAGAAAAAACAGCCCCGATTGCGGTAAAAATCATTGGTGCAGCATACATGAGGGCATTAGAAATAATTAGAACAATAATATCTTGAATTGTCATTATTTATTCCCCCCTTACTTGGTTTTAATTTGTTAAGCATATATTGAATCAAATAGTTAGCCCCGACAAAGAAAATAATCGCAGCAATCACAACTTGAGCGAGCTCATCAGGTACGCCACTCGCATTTGGCATGAAGCGGGATCCTGTTTGCAGGATTGAAAAAAGTCCTGAAGACAGCAGAATACCTACTGGATTATTCATCCCCAACAGGGCAACAGCAATCCCGTTAAAACCTTCTTGAGGCAAAGCGCGTTGGATAAAAATGTTATGGAAG
Proteins encoded in this window:
- a CDS encoding ABC transporter permease — encoded protein: MTIQDIIVLIISNALMYAAPMIFTAIGAVFSERSGVVNIGLEGIMVVGAFVAALVNLSLGTASLSPWLALLVGGLAGLLYSLIHAVATVSLRADHTISGTVLNLAATGLAVFLCRAILGRAQTGPLAQTFGVTTIPVLSRIPLLGPLLFTHTSLPAWLGLVLAVLASFILYKTKFGLHLRSAGEHPLAAETVGINVYAMKYAGVLISGFLAGIGGAIQVQAVTNDFSATTVAGQGFMAMAAMVLGAWHPLGAAGAAIFFGFAQSLAVIGAYIPVINQLPSVVLKIFPYLLTILVVSFVTSKGKAPKANGKVYVRRQ